A single window of Venturia canescens isolate UGA chromosome 3, ASM1945775v1, whole genome shotgun sequence DNA harbors:
- the Rif1 gene encoding telomere-associated protein RIF1 isoform X1, whose translation MASNSQTVPKLLRNLRDNGKFVLQCGALTYIRSNAEKLETSSALSKEEYAEICKLVMELSINGDQNTKNEATKALHIIVKHFKKHSLKFFESALFIEREKRLKIFQFLEAVDDSSLMVIINDPPTINFIEDCLSPVQVASMEWLSPNSCTDNLQILKAAETKIVSGIEEVEEIIVHNTLTLLRNIYRTASSCTNKVLEKFDVLVMNKVMTLAYMGHERQRSPAIKLLFQAIDSDLSTRIKTKEPNVYSKYKNDIEGPYCARMMLLVKARETDWAKLWAISVQILGTDLHRGASLINKLLSVEERAFKSTDTMIRRDAFGSWKLLVDNLALDMTELPTKRRVKLLCVPLTLNNSKSELIALKKLEVWWHLISKLYQYILPFAEQVVTPFLNFCFGPLGDTPLLSSKCDIIPSPGKRFYKTQISAIDALLQLLVADQNERILMASELEDKLPSSVNDELFKQCYKAFIHSVGEAVMIIFKFNDNEMKHKEEICTILWSNLIRYVRTMNQEIKKNVYNELILLISELQIRSLKKECLNDFLRNAIIPELAGVATNLVYYDDTLVNLMTKIMVPTFLKNLQGKQCEAVKILMWQTVRPETLTNYHPKTLPFLEATLQQLRSIPIDTDSLTDCFELWFTYAEIAFKYMKALQDVNEGTGTETNFKTIESIISFPFTHLYWANSMQAQKIAVHWKDVYKKYECQADTIASIKPNQIFNNTTKMIDECLVKNEKGYRIAVYCLDALMATINYKAMLAQSNIPTIVRLVGDLTTIALHEGQPSEAEWALRALSSLLITVYGHSPQKVLFYLKATSQSVELMLKTDAEDVVVKEITSTWETIVSILRGLSADLDENFLQSYRHIISLSLKHSCPEISSQSVGILDLKENVKENAKSILAELAQEWKKTSIKDPTKSKVDKTDRMPKAARVAGSFLNRKSTSPRTLTRGKEESNKKLAPLPPEPDSQDYVVIQSEIDLDVDRLTEHQKEIFKKRRDHIITIYNNYSQSSSQDTQDLQQWFGGKKNTNEQQQKTSASDATKGDTKAANIDFQTFKGDARSKNFNAETLPVKMKSTAVDAKSLKVDTKSANVEMEVATTETTSSQFNRKSVNVDPKSLNVDTKSSNAEAKVAKIEAKSPQVTVDIIDARSKTTNKTVGPKTVKTFTDVDSKTLKVGIESANPDSKVQEIEVKSTLEGFASIATVTPKVETKSTNVNTKAPKIGTEVAKAGPKCSKIHEKVATANKVENPIVSLEKMVTPVTVTKTVEANREPEEKLSKMKKSPETISSSAQDPKNESILLGAESLEEPQNFEKKKPEEATEVQNSSPASGQSYMKETKSPDCTEPNEQECIAKKLNFDLRDEFPEEENNMENSEIRSLNKTSRNLRSGKVCGINSAEEKPQQETVTKGGSSTRGKSIGESEQKSTGEIEESANTDPRGGFARRSRAAARSVLPPTERGTKRKVCSDLENEDSSGEQEKKRRKSSRSPSGSEDSTPSQLVKRTEIEISRLRIDMINDGPLRTRRRSKYLNDFVDSESLGKRTHSPDVHGRAGRGRGSSNPRKMIKSTELDDAVKRRRGRFTRLQQEDEKTEVRKENESGVQTTKPLRSTRSRQKRNVQESGAASESQLITDDDEIIEEVKSTLDEEFPKESVEDTSVKRDAYEEPAIPEAPIKPTEETSETQMDLDLDEVVESSQSSNISTTLKSFGKIVKSINVEGKPNVEQLPVETLIEKKQPTASSPINPSSTGIINESGENIVEDPDETFLDISAIRPQLADDVPVEEPEKKAPEASKTSASPVSTKPETNLHSVSPKTHGKRFTKSKSFVPQGRTAHMLGLVTKLGVLEKESSAEKNQIDEEVAIMGKIERLRSLARSIGRSKENEGEILFCRKTNVVREPEKMGSPSGSRQEKIFNNMKSADYAASPPGKMFSNLKNNGEKISPKMEKSLAESQENGTAGKEDGINISLASEREELPILEWSSANPPSLTASPSVSILKRNRSIVNEVEPDPPTPVKPPRKRVSFADPPVSKEMGYETEAATSPHKIAKYNASRGLYGRRDSPTRVKQSKYVMISVDTEKFVQSEEPQVPNCEVDVNCARNDQLSMEIAEELEELANVETSEKNESFPSTSVPDVMTVMTPAHEIIEIEQIQKITEEAMETCTTDKNALIEESQTQDDLFNSSDEKNDSPKQPANRRNDVLKESFNVSSVSSLDSFKLNVTEDSVIGAVSDVQAEETTRPVDNNLEDTVDARNVMLSSLEENLNDQFDTMPIHTSSQRPDPISEMDTLPVGDSILSSQPNTMDSQGSTLPVLEITRPDLLNSTEPIYPNLNDCDEPIDSIIDNLTNPLWRKNLSKYLETRCIRTVGDLANLSEREIVRIPVKGTSKVDFVRKVLQRYESKLRDSEAEKRPDQHPESDRFEEKNTVPKAVQLSDELRKTLGDISLDNSKIQPDSMDLDNSVLRAQSTNDFLSIDDLNPLQPLARTSTTNSISTLVIDSSTEPEITVDLGITAELNDTASVSRMKTIDLASDTLPVATASVATSTDPVLTSVTSVGTQIDIEEFVDGIDVDVLLKSVVKRVSAEKLLMEYVLKMEHASETEICEKTIETLGIDNKTLLKLVCRKCGLKKLLHEIPDIFEME comes from the exons ATGGCTTCCAATTCGCAAACCGTACCGAAACTTTTGCGAAATCTCCGTGACAacggaaaatttgttttacaaTGCGGTGCCCTAACCTACATCCGCAG CAATGCAGAAAAACTGGAAACAAGTTCTGCACTAAGCAAAGAAGAATATGCTGAAATATGTAAATTAGTTATGGAACTGTCAATCAATGGTGATCAAAATACCAAAAATGAGGCAACAAAAGCTTTGCATATCATTGTCAAGCATTTTAAGAAACATAGTCTCAAATTCTTTGAGTCTGCTCTTTTtatcgaaagagaaaagag gctaaaaatatttcaatttctgGAAGCAGTGGATGACAGCTCCCTTATGGTCATTATCAATGATCCACCGACCATTAATTTTATAGAAGACTGTTTGAGCCCCGTTCAAGTTGCTTCGATGGAATGGCTTTCACCCAATTCCTGCACAGACAATTTACAAATTCTAAAAGCAGCTGAAACTAAAATTGTTTCTGGCATTGAAGAAGTCGAAGAAATTATTGTGCATAACACTTTAACGCTCCTTCGTAATATTTATAGGACAGCCAGTAGTTGCACGAATAAAGTTTTGGAAAAG tttGATGTTCTTGTGATGAACAAAGTCATGACATTGGCTTACATGGGTCATGAGAGGCAACGTTCTCCTGCGATAAAGCTGTTGTTCCAAGCGATTGATTCAGATCTGTCAACACGAATAAAGACCAAAGAACCAaatgtttattcaaaatacaaGAACGATATCGAAGGACCATACTGCGCACGGATGATGCTCCTAGTTAAAGCACGAGAGACCGATTGGGCTAAGCTCTGGGCCATAAGTGTTCAAATTCTTGGTACGGATCTCCATCGCGGGGCTTCAttgattaataaattattgagTGTTGAAGAAAGAGCCTTCAAATCAACCGATACTATGATTCGCAG GGACGCGTTCGGATCTTGGAAGTTGCTAGTGGATAATTTGGCCCTGGATATGACTGAATTACCGACAAAAAGGCGGGTGAAATTGTTGTGTGTGCCGCTGACACTAAACAATAGTAAAAGCGAACTGatagctttgaaaaaattggaagtcTGGTGGCACTTGATATCAAAGTTGTATCAGTATATATTGCCATTCGCGGAGCAGGTTGTGACcccatttttgaatttttgtttcggtCCATTGGGAGACACGCCGCTCTTATCCTCGAAATGCGACATAATCCCATCACCTGGAAAAAGATTTTACAAAACTCAAATAAGCGCAATTGATGCGTTACTTCAACTTCTCGTGGCCGATCAAAACGAACGGATTCTCATGGCTTCCGAATTGGAAGATAAACTTCCGAGTTCCGTGAACGATGAACTTTTCAAACAATGTTACAAAGCTTTTATTCACAGCGTTGGAGAAGCCGTTATGATTATCTTCAAATTCAATGATAACGAAATGAAACACAAAGAagaaatttgcacaattttgtGGAGCAATCTTATACGTTACGTTCGAACCATGAATCAggaaattaaa aagaaCGTATACAATGAATTGATATTGCTGATATCAGAGCTCCAAATCCGTTCCTTAAAAAAGGAATGTCTTAACGATTTTCTGCGCAACGCTATTATTCCGGAACTCGCAGGAGTCGCAACTAATTTGGTATATTACGATGATACCCTCGTTAATTTAATGACAAAAATAATGGTCCCgacgtttttgaaaaatctgcaAGGAAAACAATGCGAAGCTGTCAAAATTCTCATGTGGCAAACTGTCAGACCGGAAACACTTACGAATTATCATCCAAAAACGCTACCGTTTCTTGAAGCTACGCTTCAACAGCTCCGATCCATTCCTATCGACACCGATTCGTT AACCGATTGCTTCGAATTATGGTTCACGTATGCGGAAATAGCTTTTAAATACATGAAAGCTCTCCAGGATGTAAACGAAGGAACAGGGACGGAAACAAACTTCAAAACTATTGAATCTATAATAAGTTTTCCGTTCACGCATTTGTATTGGGCCAATTCAATGCAG GCTCAGAAAATCGCAGTCCATTGGAAAGACGTTTACAAAAAGTACGAGTGCCAAGCTGACACAATTGCGAGTATTAAACCGAACCAAATCTTCAAcaatacaacaaaaatgatcgaCGAGTGTCTggtgaaaaacgaaaaggGATATCGAATCGCGGTCTATTGTCTCGACGCTCTCATGGCCACTATTAATTATAAAGCTATGTTGG CTCAAAGCAATATCCCAACGATCGTACGTTTGGTCGGAGACTTGACAACGATAGCTCTCCACGAAGGACAACCTTCCGAAGCTGAATGGGCTCTCAGGGCTCTCTCGTCTCTGCTCATTACGGTTTACGGCCACAGTCCTCAAAAAGTTCTTTTTTATCTGAAAGCCACGAGCCAATCGGTCGAATTGATGTTGAAAACAGACGCCGAAGACGTCGTTGTAAAAGAG ATTACGAGCACGTGGGAAACGATCGTGAGCATTTTACGAGGCTTGAGCGCCGATctggacgaaaattttctacaGTCTTACAGACATATAATTTCCTTATCGTTGAAGCACTCATGCCCAGAAATATCGTCACAAAGTGTTGGCATATTAGATTTGAAGGAGAATGTGAAAGAAAACGCGAAATCGATACTCGCAGAATTGGCTCAGGAGTGGAAGAAAACATCGATAAAAGATCCAACGAAATCGAAAGTCGATAAAACTGACAGAATGCCCAAAGCCGCAAGAGTTGCTGGCAGCTTTTTGAACCGTAAAAGTACGAGTCCTCGAACGCTCACCCGAGGCAAAGAAGAATCGAACAAAAAACTTGCTCCTCTGCCGCCCGAACCTGATTCTCAGGATTACGTTGTTATCCAGAGTGAAATTGATCTCGACGTTGATCGTTTGACAGAACATCAGAAAGAAATATTCAAGAAGAGACGCGACCATATTATTACCATATACAACAATTATTCGCAATCCTCATCCCAGGATACTCAGGATTTGCAGCAATGGTTCGGTGGAAAGAAAAACACCAATGAGCAGCAACAAAAAACTTCGGCCAGCGATGCAACGAAAGGAGACACGAAAGCTgcaaatatcgattttcaaacattcaaagGAGACGCAAGATCTAAGAACTTCAATGCGGAAACTCtaccagtgaaaatgaaaTCTACGGCGGTTGATGCAAAGAGTCTAAAAGTCGACACGAAATCCGCGAATGTTGAAATGGAAGTTGCAACGACAGAAACAACGAGTTCACAATTCAACAGGAAATCCGTGAACGTTGATCCAAAGAGCTTGAATGTCGACACGAAATCTAGCAATGCTGAAGCGAAAGTAGCAAAAATTGAGGCAAAGTCTCCACAAGTCACTGTTGACATTATTGACGCTCGTTCTAAAACCACAAACAAAACTGTCGGTCCGAAAACCGTTAAAACTTTCACGGATGTTGACTCAAAAACGTTGAAGGTTGGCATAGAATCCGCAAATCCGGATTCGAAAGTTCAGGAAATTGAGGTGAAATCGACTCTTGAAGGGTTCGCTTCAATTGCCACGGTTACTCCTAAAGTTGAGACAAAGTCAACGAACGTCAATACGAAAGCTCCTAAAATTGGTACTGAGGTCGCGAAAGCTGGCCCAAAGTGCTCGAAAATCCATGAAAAAGTGGCAACCGCGAACAAAGTTGAAAACCCTATAGTTTCGCTTGAAAAAATGGTGACTCCTGTAACCGTCACGAAAACTGTGGAAGCTAATCGTGAAccagaagaaaaattatcaaaaatgaaaaaatcgccagAAACGATATCAAGCAGCGCTCAAGATCCGAAAAACGAATCGATATTGCTCGGAGCTGAGTCCCTCGAAGAACCTCAAAacttcgagaagaaaaagCCTGAAGAAGCTACGGAAGTCCAAAATTCGAGTCCAGCGAGTGGCCAGTCTTACATGAAAGAAACTAAGTCGCCAGATTGTACGGAGCCAAACGAGCAAGAGTGTATTgcaaagaaattgaatttcgattTACGAGATGAGTTTCCGGAAGAGGAAAATAATATGGAAAATTCAGAGATTCGATCATTAAATAAAACGAGTAGAAATCTTCGAAGTGGAAAAGTGTGTGGGATAAATTCAGCGGAGGAAAAGCCACAGCAAGAAACTGTGACAAAAGGAGGTTCGTCGACTCGTGGAAAATCGATCGGCGAAAGCGAACAAAAAAGCACTGGTGAAATCGAAGAAAGCGCAAATACGGATCCAAGAGGAGGATTTGCGAGAAGATCGAGAGCAGCTGCGCGATCAGTTTTGCCCCCAACGGAGCGTGGGACGAAGCGGAAAGTGTGTTCAGACCTGGAGAACGAAGACAGCAGCGGCgagcaagagaaaaaacgtcGGAAATCGTCAAGGTCGCCTTCGGGTTCGGAAGATTCAACGCCGTCGCAACTGGTAAAACGAACGGAAATTGAAATATCTCGTTTGCGAATAGACATGATAAACGACGGCCCGTTGAGAACGCGACGTCGCTCCAAGTACCTCAACGACTTCGTCGACAGCGAGAGTCTCGGAAAGCGAACGCATTCGCCGGACGTGCACGGCAGAGCAGGGCGTGGTCGGGGCTCTTCGAACCCccgaaaaatgattaaatccACGGAATTGGACGATGCGGTGAAAAGACGTCGTGGAAGATTCACTAGATTGCAACAAGAGGACGAAAAAACCGAggtaagaaaagaaaacgagagcGGAGTTCAAACCACGAAACCTTTGAGGTCGACGAGAAGCAGACAAAAGAGAAATGTCCAGGAGAGTGGAGCTGCTTCTGAATCGCAGCTCATTACGGACGATGACGAAATCATAGAAGAAGTCAAATCGACGCTGGACGAGGAATTTCCGAAGGAAAGCGTCGAAGACACTTCAGTAAAACGCGACGCTTACGAAGAACCCGCAATTCCTGAAGCTCCGATCAAACCCACAGAAGAAACAAGCGAAACGCAAATGGACCTGGACCTCGACGAAGTTGTCGAAAGTTCCCAAAGCTCGAATATCTCGACGACGCTGAAATCATTCGGCAAAATCGTGAAATCGATAAACGTGGAAGGGAAACCGAATGTCGAGCAGCTTCCGGTCGAAactttgatagaaaaaaaacagccgACAGCATCATCTCCGATAAATCCTTCGAGTACGGGGATTATAAATGAGAGCGGCGAAAATATTGTAGAAGATCCGGACGAGACGTTTTTGGATATCAGTGCGATTCGGCCACAGCTCGCTGACGACGTTCCAGTGGAAGAGCCGGAAAAGAAAGCGCCGGAGGCGAGCAAAACATCGGCAAGTCCGGTGTCCACGAAACCGGAAACGAACCTCCACAGCGTTTCGCCAAAAACGCACGGAAAACGTTTCACAAAAagcaaaagttttgttcccCAAGGTCGCACCGCACACATGCTTGGTCTCGTGACCAAACTCGGGGTCTTAGAAAAAGAAAGTTCCGCAGAAAAGAATCAAATCGACGAAGAAGTTGCGATAATGGGCAAAATCGAGAGATTACGATCGCTCGCGCGATCAATTGGGAGATCGAAAGAGAACGAGGGAGAGATTTTGTTCTGCAGGAAAACTAACGTCGTCAGAGAGCCTGAGAAAATGGGAAGTCCGAGCGGAAGCcggcaagaaaaaatattcaacaataTGAAATCGGCCGATTACGCAGCCTCGCCTCCGGGAAAGATGTTCTCCAATTTGAAGAACAACGGCGAGAAAATATCACCGAAAATGGAGAAATCCCTAGCAGAGTCTCAAGAGAACGGCACTGCTGGAAAGGAAGAcggaattaatatttctttagCGAGCGAAAGGGAAGAATTGCCGATTCTGGAATGGTCCAGCGCGAATCCGCCCTCGTTAACCGCCTCTCCGAGCGTGAGTATCCTCAAACGCAATCGCTCGATCGTAAACGAAGTAGAACCGGATCCCCCAACGCCGGTTAAACCGCCAAGAAAGCGGGTCAGCTTCGCCGATCCTCCGGTCTCCAAAGAAATGGGTTACGAGACCGAGGCAGCTACGTCGCCTCATAAAATTGCCAAATACAACGCTTCCCGAGGATTATACGGGCGCAGAGATTCACCAACAAGAGTGAAACAATCCAAATACGTAATGATCTCAGTCGATACTGAAAAGTTCGTGCAATCCGAAGAACCACAAGTTCCCAACTGTGAGGTCGATGTAAACTGTGCCAGAAACGACCAACTGTCGATGGAAATCGCCGAGGAGCTTGAGGAACTGGCGAATGTTGAAacgtctgaaaaaaatgaaagcttCCCATCGACCTCGGTCCCGGACGTCATGACGGTAATGACCCCAGCTCACGAAATCATCGAAATCGAGCAAATTCAGAAAATTACCGAAGAAGCGATGGAGACTTGCACAACCGATAAAAACGCATTAATCGAGGAAAGTCAAACTCAGGACGATCTGTTCAACAGCAGTGACGAGAAAAACGACAGCCCGAAACAGCCAGCAAATCGACGCAACGATGTGCTCAAAGAATCTTTCAACGTGTCTTCGGTGAGCAGCCTCGATTCGTTCAAACTCAATGTTACCGAAGATTCTGTAATCGGTGCCGTGAGCGATGTACAAGCAGAAGAAACAACGAGACCGGTGGACAATAATCTCGAGGACACTGTTGACGCTCGGAACGTCATGCTTTCGAGCTTGGAGGAAAATCTGAACGATCAATTCGACACGATGCCCATTCACACGAGCTCTCAGAGACCTGATCCGATCAGCGAAATGGATACACTTCCGGTTGGCGATTCTATACTCAGCAGCCAACCGAACACGATGGACAGCCAAGGCTCGACTCTGCCTGTGCTCGAAATAACTCGTCCGGACTTGCTCAATTCGACCGAGCCGATTTATCCGAATCTGAACGATTGTGACGAACCGATCGACTCCATCATTGATAATCTCACTAATCCTCTTTGGCGAAAAAATCTCTCCAAGTATCTAGAAACCAGATGCATCAGGACAGTAGGAGATTTGGCTAACTTGTCCGAACGCGAGATCGTCCGGATTCCAGTCAAAGGAACTTCCAAAGTTGATTTCGTACGTAAAGTTCTACAAAGATACGAGTCTAAGCTCCGCGACTCCGAGGCTGAAAAACGACCCGATCAACATCCGGAATCTGAtcgtttcgaggaaaaaaacactGTTCCAAAAGCCGTCCAACTGTCCGACGAGCTTCGCAAAACTTTGGGAGATATTTCTTTGGACAACTCGAAAATACAGCCCGACTCCATGGACCTTGACAATTCTGTTCTTCGGGCTCAGTCTACCAATGATTTCCTTTCCATCGACGATTTAAATCCCTTGCAACCTCTCGCACGAACATCAACTACCAATTCCATTTCTACGCTTGTCATCGATTCTTCTACCGAACCAGAAATCACCGTGGACCTCGGAATCACCGCTGAACTCAACGATACTGCAAGCGTTTCTAGAATGAAAACGATCGATTTAGCTTCTGATACTTTACCGGTGGCTACCGCATCTGTTGCTACTTCCACCGATCCTGTTCTCACTTCAGTCACATCCGTCGGAACCCAAATCGATATTGAAGAATTCGTAGATGGTATTGATGTCGACGTTCTGCTCAAAAGTGTCGTCAAACGAGTCAGCGCTGAGAAACTCCTGATGGAATacgtg CTTAAAATGGAACATGCCTCCGAAACAgaaatatgtgaaaaaacgattgaaacATTAGGAATCGATAACAAAACGTTATTGAAATTGGTCTGTCGTAAATGCGGTTTGAAGAAGCTCCTCCACGAAATTCccgatattttcgaaatggaATGA